One part of the Eucalyptus grandis isolate ANBG69807.140 chromosome 10, ASM1654582v1, whole genome shotgun sequence genome encodes these proteins:
- the LOC104429292 gene encoding uncharacterized protein LOC104429292: protein MTRGRAERSREDEEDGGKVQGELYAPEHAIQMTTGDEKMKKKSQTKDDKIKERVLEKLRAMNGVSVSQEAVERVGALEPLHRLKQLLVDIFPILSPATASRMVDDAADEVEALSSTSSPPSKL from the coding sequence ATGACGCGAGGGAGAGCAGAGAGAAGCAGGGAGGATGAGGAGGATGGTGGGAAGGTACAAGGAGAGCTGTACGCCCCGGAACATGCCATCCAAATGACGACGGGAgatgagaagatgaagaagaagagtcagACTAAGGATGACAAGATAAAGGAGAGGGTCTTGGAGAAGCTGAGGGCCATGAACGGTGTCTCTGTCTCCCAGGAGGCGGTGGAGAGGGTCGGTGCATTGGAGCCGCTGCACCGACTGAAGCAGCTTTTGGTGGACATCTTCCCCATCCTCTCCCCTGCCACCGCCTCTCGCATGGTGGATGATGCTGCCGATGAGGTTGAGGCTCTCTCCTCTacctcctcccctccctccAAGCTTTGA
- the LOC104423290 gene encoding CBS domain-containing protein CBSX3, mitochondrial: protein MQGIQSFSLKASLIKSAVLKHIRLANPQIVSFSRFMSVSSARIEEHGFESTTIADVLKAKGKSADGSWLWCTTDDTVYDAVKSMTQHNVGALVVVKPGEQKSIAGIITERDYLRKIIVQGRSSKSTKVGDIMTEENKLITVTPDTKVLKAMQLMTDNRIRHIPVINEAGMAGMVSIGDVVRAVVSEHREELDRLNAYIQGGY, encoded by the exons ATGCAAGGAATCCAATCGTTTTCATTGAAAGCAAGCTTGATCAAAAGTGCAGTTCTGAAACACATCCGTCTGGCAAATCCTCAGATTGTTTCATTTTCACGCTTCATGTCTGTTTCATCTGCACGAATCGAAGAGCATGGATTTGAAAGCACAACGATTGCTGATGTACTGAAAGCCAAAGGCAAAAGTGCAGATGGCTCCTGGCTTTGGTGCACTACAGATGATACTGTGTATGATGCTGTCAAGTCG ATGACACAACATAATGTTGGGGCCTTGGTTGTTGTGAAGCCCGGAGAACAGAAATCTATTGCTGGAATTATCACAGAGAGAG ATTACCTCAGGAAGATTATCGTACAGGGAAGATCATCAAAATCGACCAAGGTTGGAGACATCATGACTGAGGAG aACAAGCTGATCACTGTTACACCCGACACAAAGGTTCTGAAGGCAATGCAGCTGATGACTG ATAACCGCATCAGGCACATTCCAGTGATCAACGAAGCTGGGATGGCAGGCATGGTTTCCATTGGAGATGTGGTTCGTGCTGTTGTCAGCGAGCATCGTGAGGAGCTGGACCGCTTGAATGCTTACATACAGGGCGGTTATTAG